A window of Candidatus Neptunochlamydia vexilliferae genomic DNA:
TTGCACGGCCCCCCGAGGAGGGTCGATTTGGCTTGCCAGATTGAAGCTCAAGGGGGCAGCAGGGGGCTTGCCCCCGACGCATCTTTCATAAGACCAAAATTGTTACCCTATTTTGAACCATGCCCGATTTTCTCATAACTTTGAAAAACAGCGGATTACAATTTCTTAAATCTATTATAATCGGCCATATCTCATCAAACTTGACGGTCTGTATAATACCACTTACCTTCGATTTTTTCGAAGAGGCTTGTCTCTTGCATCCCATGGGCCTTCCCCTGGTAGCGGAAAGACGCTAGAAAAGAGACGGTTCCCCGGTTTCCTTTTTCTTCGCTCGAGTAGACGGTGAGGGTGAGCCACTCGGTCTCTTGATTTTGCCCCTCTGCTTCTGCCCGCTTGAAAAGGCGGGTCGGCTCTCCTTGCATCGTCTTTTCGATGTAGTCGAGGTTGTTTTGGTGATAGGCGGTGTAGCGGGAGCGCATCAATGCTTCCGGGGTCGGGGCATCTTTCTCCCCTTCGACATAGGGAGCGCAACAGTCGGTGTAATTTCTTCCAGAACCGCAAGGGCAGATCATAAGCTCACCTCTCGGATCACTTCGATTACCAGCTCAAAGATCACAAAGGCTCCAAGGAAGAAAAGGAGGGGTTTTCCTCCTGGGAGCTGCCGCTGAAGAACGGGGTAATGTTTTCGGTAGCGTCCCACCCAAACCATCAGGATGGGGAGAAGACCGAGAAGGAGGGCACACCCCACGCCACCGGCATAGCCAAGGGCGCGGATAAAGATATTCGGGTTAAACGCAGCGATAATCACAGGGGGGACGTAGATCAGCGCGCAGAGAAAGACCTTTTTGGCTCCCTCTTTAGCGATTTGGAGACCATCGGAGAGGAAATCGAGCAGGCCGAGGGTCACCCCTAAAAAGGAGGTGGTAAGGGCAAAGATACTAAAGAACTGCCCAACAAGATAGATCGACGATTGGGGAAACACCTTTCCGAGTGGCTCGATCACCGTTTCATTTCCAAGCGCTGCAGCAGGGATGATGCCGAGGATGAGGTACTCCCAAAGAACATAGCCAAGAAATGGGAGGGAAGAGCCGACAAGAATCGCAAAACGGATCGTTTTGGGATGGCGCTCCATATAGGTGGTCAAGCTGGGAATCACCCCTTGGTAACTAAAGGAGGTGAACATCACCGGAAGGGCCAGGATTGCCGGAACCCACTGGACACGGGTCAAAAGGGAGTGGTCCACTTTGGTGATTCCGAGAGCAACAAAGATGCAAAAAGAGGCACCCAGCCCGATCATAAGTAGCGAGTTGATCCGATCCACCACCCGGGTCCCAAGGTAGACACAGGTTCCAAAAACAGCGGTAAAAACAATAGCGCCGAGGAAGTGGGGACCTCCAAAAAGAGAGGAGACAAATTGCCCTCCTCCAGACACATAGGCGATCGTTAAAAAATAAAATAAAAAGAGGTAGAGGATCCAGGCAGCCACTTTTCCAGGGCGACCCAGAAGGTGGCAAGCCATCGAGATGATGTTAGCACCACTCGGCATCCAAAGGCACACCTCAAGAAGGAGGAGCCCCGTAGCAGCGCTAAAGAGCCAGCAGATGAGGTAAATCACCGTGGCAGGGAGGAATCCCCCCATCCCGGTAACCACCGGAAGAGCCAGCATCCCCGCTCCAATGGCCGTTCCCCCAACAAGGAGGGCACCGCCGATCGCCTTACGCAATGAAAAATCCATGGTGACTTCAATTTAAAAATCGTGTAGTCTTAGGACACTAGCACATATAGGAAGATTTTGCAACCAAAGACTTATTCGAAAAAAGAACACGGCATCGACCCTCGACTCATCGACTCGAAGGCCCTTTACATCTTAGAAAAGCTCCGCGCCTGTGACCACGAGGCTTACCTTGTGGGAGGGAGTGTGCGCGACCTTTTGCTCAGAAAAAAGCCAAAAGACTTTGACATCTCTACCTCGGCCCGCCCCGAAGAGATCAAAAAGCTCTTCCCCAGCTCGATCCTTATCGGAAAAAGGTTCCGCCTTGCCCATGTCCGCTTTGGACGAAAAATCATCGAGGTTTCCACCTTCCGCTCCGGCGACATCGAAAATGAAGAGCTTATTACCGAAGATAACATCTGGGGCTCGCCCGAAGAAGATGTCCTTCGCCGCGACTTTACGATCAACGGCCTTTTCTACGATAGCGCCAAGGAAGAGGTGATCGACTATGTCGGCGGCTACCCCGACGTCGAAAAAAAAGTGATCCGCGCCATCGGCCAACCTTTCCTCCGCTTCAAGCAAGACCCCGTCCGGATGATCCGCTGCCTCAAATTCCAGGCCCGCTTTGGCCTTGAGGTTGAAGAAGAGGCCCGCCTTGCCCTTATCGACTGTAAAGGGGAAATCACCAAAAGTGCCCAAGCCCGCGTTCTCGAAGAGATGCTCCGGATGCTCGAGTCGGGCCACTCCAAAAGCTTCTTCCAGCTGATGACCGACCATGGACTCATGCAGCACCTGCTTCCCGCCATCGCCTCCTTTTTAGAAACCCCCGATGGGAATGAAGTCTACGCCTACCTCGAAGAGGCGGATAAAATGATCCTCGAGTCTCGGGACAATAAACTCGAGCGCTCTGTCCTCTTATCGTGCTTGGCCTTCCCCCTCCTTGAGCGCCACCTGAAAGCCCACTTCCTCGACCAAGAAAAGATCCCCCACCTCGGCGATATTTACCAAGAGACGGTCCACCTTATCCACGAGGTGTTCCACACCTTCTTTAAAATCCCCCGCCGCCTCCAAATCCAAATGTTGGCGATCCTCACCTCCCAGTACCGGATCACCCCCTTCCAAAAAAGAAGAAAGAAAACGATCCGCATTCCTCGGACGCCTGAGTTCCCCCTCGCCCTCCAGTTTTTTATCATCCGGTGCCGCCTAGAACCGGGTCTTCAAGAGTTCCATGAAGAGTGGGCCAAAGCCTATGAAAAAGTGGCTGTCGACCTCCCCCCTCCCCGTAAAAGAACGCGGCGGCGCAAACCTCGAAAACGGACATGAACACCTACCCCCACAAACTAGAAGTCCGCTTTACCGGTCCCCCTCTAGAAGAGGGCCCCCTTTCCACACTCTTTTACTTTGCCCTTTCTGCAGAGGCGAGTCTCAAGCAAGATCCCTTCAACCAACCGGTCCAGTTCCTAGAAGGAACTCCGATGCGGATCTTTTCAGTCACCCTTCCCGCTCACGAAAATGGTCGCCCTCCCGAAGAAGCAATCGATGCCTGGAAAAAAGAAGACCTGATCACCCCCTTTATTCAAGAGCTGGCAGGACTTGTCGAAGAACTCAAACCGTCGATGACAACCTGCTTCGCCGCAGGGTTATCGCGAGGGGTCTTCATCGCCTGCCACCTAGCAGCCCTTTGTCCTATCATCTCTCATGTCTTAGGCTTTGCCCCCATGACCCGACTTGAAGGGCTCGACCTCGAAACGCTCGTCCCTAAAATCTATGACCGGAAGATCCGTTTCTACATGGGGAACCGCGACCTCCGAACCGGCACCGAACATACCTTTTCCCTGGTCCAAAAGCTCGCCGAAGAGGCCTACCACTACCGAATCCGCTCATCGCCCATCGAGATGATCATCGGCCCTTCGATCGGCTACCAAGGGCATGGCACCTCTCCCGAAGTCTTTAAAGCAGGAATCAACTGGATCAAATATGAGCTATGACCTCTTTGTTTTTGCCGGAGAAGTGAGCGGCGACCTCCACGGAGAAAAGCTCCTTAAAGAGCTCTATGC
This region includes:
- a CDS encoding amino acid permease is translated as MDFSLRKAIGGALLVGGTAIGAGMLALPVVTGMGGFLPATVIYLICWLFSAATGLLLLEVCLWMPSGANIISMACHLLGRPGKVAAWILYLFLFYFLTIAYVSGGGQFVSSLFGGPHFLGAIVFTAVFGTCVYLGTRVVDRINSLLMIGLGASFCIFVALGITKVDHSLLTRVQWVPAILALPVMFTSFSYQGVIPSLTTYMERHPKTIRFAILVGSSLPFLGYVLWEYLILGIIPAAALGNETVIEPLGKVFPQSSIYLVGQFFSIFALTTSFLGVTLGLLDFLSDGLQIAKEGAKKVFLCALIYVPPVIIAAFNPNIFIRALGYAGGVGCALLLGLLPILMVWVGRYRKHYPVLQRQLPGGKPLLFFLGAFVIFELVIEVIREVSL
- the pcnB gene encoding polynucleotide adenylyltransferase PcnB, producing MQPKTYSKKEHGIDPRLIDSKALYILEKLRACDHEAYLVGGSVRDLLLRKKPKDFDISTSARPEEIKKLFPSSILIGKRFRLAHVRFGRKIIEVSTFRSGDIENEELITEDNIWGSPEEDVLRRDFTINGLFYDSAKEEVIDYVGGYPDVEKKVIRAIGQPFLRFKQDPVRMIRCLKFQARFGLEVEEEARLALIDCKGEITKSAQARVLEEMLRMLESGHSKSFFQLMTDHGLMQHLLPAIASFLETPDGNEVYAYLEEADKMILESRDNKLERSVLLSCLAFPLLERHLKAHFLDQEKIPHLGDIYQETVHLIHEVFHTFFKIPRRLQIQMLAILTSQYRITPFQKRRKKTIRIPRTPEFPLALQFFIIRCRLEPGLQEFHEEWAKAYEKVAVDLPPPRKRTRRRKPRKRT
- a CDS encoding YchJ family protein, whose product is MICPCGSGRNYTDCCAPYVEGEKDAPTPEALMRSRYTAYHQNNLDYIEKTMQGEPTRLFKRAEAEGQNQETEWLTLTVYSSEEKGNRGTVSFLASFRYQGKAHGMQETSLFEKIEGKWYYTDRQV